In Vibrio atlanticus, the following proteins share a genomic window:
- a CDS encoding methyl-accepting chemotaxis protein, translated as MPDTNLSIKPSRYTFSLIQTVTAVFISILLLVIFLSLVSLRGVDRVGGHFEALSEQALPLALNNAELTQSVLEQVKLLTYSTQSTDLNTLNTTGNSIDVLVAESNQTLEELLFISQSFPDAISVEQKQNLTENMATLQLMTSQVLSSQIEIQNKQNLIDGQVTEFRYGVSSIGPEMNRISSFLVQNNPEASDAANRFTASASAMANTFLMLMMQSDLEKAQDEYRELRNRIAGINLAYDDFSEWHPDIVEFASLTAPYEMVKSGFADNGVLRQILQKLELVEQQEADLAKVIHLANTVIGTLNQLSNTASILIDESEFVVNQTIATIDKVLFISGLVITAIISISWLVLRRWVNKGLRNITQQMSLLAEHDFSKQSQLVGPLELQVIASKLNSVVDSTADSVRLVTRNCETLYQTAEVSHDAAEQTNSSLHDQNESLQNMITTITELEASIGEIARISNASNDDAQLAENESVTGSQVVGLNQQRLHALEHSLSLNQESMADLDGRVKQIREMVDMISGIADNTNLLALNAAIEAARAGDQGRGFAVVADEVRKLASDTSQQTTNIRNMMNELVAAADRSRASVTESRNEMANALETSDDVKQAFEKIEVAVSQIKGRVEQIMVATEQQARATVDVTHSITRVSEQGENTKLQLESMIESSEQVGEIAGHQQAMLHKYVLK; from the coding sequence ATGCCCGACACAAATTTATCAATAAAACCTTCACGTTATACATTCTCGCTCATTCAAACCGTCACCGCTGTATTTATTTCCATTCTTTTGCTCGTCATCTTTTTATCTTTGGTCAGTCTCCGAGGCGTCGATCGGGTCGGGGGCCATTTTGAAGCACTTTCGGAACAAGCATTACCTCTTGCATTAAACAACGCCGAATTAACACAAAGCGTGTTAGAGCAGGTAAAACTTCTTACTTATAGCACCCAATCAACCGACCTCAATACGCTTAACACAACAGGCAACTCGATCGACGTGTTAGTTGCCGAAAGTAACCAAACGCTAGAAGAACTCCTCTTCATATCCCAATCTTTTCCTGACGCGATTTCCGTTGAACAAAAACAAAACTTAACCGAGAACATGGCGACCTTACAATTGATGACTAGCCAAGTCTTGTCGTCTCAAATTGAAATTCAGAATAAGCAAAACCTCATCGATGGCCAAGTCACTGAGTTTCGCTATGGTGTGAGTTCCATCGGACCTGAAATGAACCGTATCAGTTCTTTCCTTGTTCAGAACAACCCAGAGGCTTCCGATGCGGCTAACCGATTCACAGCGAGTGCTTCTGCAATGGCGAACACCTTCCTAATGTTGATGATGCAATCAGACTTAGAAAAAGCGCAAGACGAATACAGAGAGCTTCGAAATCGAATTGCAGGCATTAACCTAGCGTATGATGACTTTTCTGAATGGCATCCAGACATCGTAGAGTTCGCAAGCTTAACAGCGCCTTATGAGATGGTTAAATCTGGCTTTGCAGATAACGGTGTATTAAGACAAATCCTGCAAAAGCTAGAACTTGTTGAGCAACAAGAAGCCGACTTAGCAAAAGTCATCCATCTGGCCAACACTGTCATAGGGACCTTAAATCAACTATCGAACACCGCTTCTATTTTAATTGATGAAAGCGAGTTTGTGGTCAATCAGACAATTGCGACGATAGACAAAGTACTATTTATTAGTGGATTAGTGATAACGGCCATCATTTCTATTTCATGGTTGGTGTTACGTCGCTGGGTGAACAAAGGACTCAGAAACATTACTCAACAAATGAGCTTACTCGCGGAACACGATTTTTCAAAACAGAGTCAATTAGTTGGCCCATTGGAATTGCAAGTTATCGCATCAAAACTTAATTCTGTTGTCGACTCAACCGCTGATTCGGTGCGTTTGGTAACACGAAACTGTGAAACGCTTTATCAAACAGCGGAAGTCAGTCACGATGCCGCAGAGCAAACTAACTCAAGCTTACACGACCAAAATGAATCACTTCAAAACATGATTACCACCATTACAGAACTTGAAGCATCTATTGGTGAAATTGCACGTATTTCTAACGCCTCGAATGATGATGCCCAGCTTGCTGAAAATGAGTCAGTGACAGGGAGTCAAGTTGTTGGACTTAACCAGCAGCGACTGCATGCACTAGAACACTCTCTAAGCCTGAATCAAGAATCGATGGCCGACTTAGACGGGCGTGTTAAACAGATTCGCGAAATGGTCGACATGATCAGTGGCATTGCTGACAACACTAACTTACTCGCATTGAATGCAGCAATAGAAGCAGCGCGAGCAGGAGATCAAGGCCGAGGCTTTGCAGTGGTTGCCGATGAAGTCAGAAAACTTGCCAGCGATACTTCTCAGCAAACCACTAATATACGAAATATGATGAATGAATTGGTGGCAGCCGCTGATCGCTCACGGGCGTCTGTAACAGAGTCGAGAAACGAAATGGCGAATGCACTGGAAACCAGTGACGATGTGAAACAAGCGTTTGAAAAAATCGAGGTAGCGGTTAGCCAGATTAAAGGACGTGTTGAACAAATCATGGTGGCGACTGAGCAACAGGCACGTGCAACGGTGGATGTGACACATTCGATCACTCGTGTTTCTGAACAAGGCGAGAATACTAAGTTACAGCTTGAATCCATGATCGAGAGTTCAGAGCAAGTCGGAGAGATAGCAGGGCACCAACAAGCTATGCTTCATAAATACGTACTGAAATAA
- a CDS encoding C40 family peptidase, whose translation MKFRKMAVVTITLATLAACSSTPSPSQLSQTAHKPLSKLEQSTTNAYMSVYEQWKGVPYHFGGTSFRGVDCSAFVQIAVQTATQQALPRTTKDQVKKGKEIAYGQAISGDLVFFKTSMTVRHVGVYLGNNQFLHASTSKGVIISRLDNPYWASKFWHFRRL comes from the coding sequence ATGAAATTCAGAAAAATGGCTGTAGTTACAATAACTTTAGCAACATTGGCTGCTTGTAGCTCGACGCCATCCCCTTCTCAGCTTAGTCAAACCGCACACAAGCCTCTGTCAAAGTTAGAGCAATCAACGACCAATGCGTATATGAGTGTGTATGAACAGTGGAAAGGTGTGCCATATCATTTCGGAGGGACTTCATTTAGAGGCGTAGATTGCTCTGCTTTCGTTCAAATCGCAGTGCAAACTGCGACCCAGCAAGCCTTACCGAGAACCACAAAAGATCAAGTTAAAAAGGGAAAGGAAATAGCATATGGACAGGCAATAAGTGGTGACTTGGTGTTTTTCAAAACATCGATGACGGTACGACACGTCGGTGTATATTTAGGAAACAATCAATTCCTACATGCTTCGACATCGAAAGGTGTCATTATATCGAGATTGGATAACCCTTATTGGGCCTCTAAGTTTTGGCATTTTAGGCGTTTATAG
- a CDS encoding DUF3802 family protein: MVVETDGYLALIEHLSFNLDVFTNSNGDTGNESVEDIITDMISTNIMAIFEQNPELHSSVRFQLLKEADSVVADLGEVLAGVWSKKATNEQIVFLDEYIALVKNLFDTAVAQYD; the protein is encoded by the coding sequence GTGGTTGTAGAAACCGATGGCTATTTGGCTTTGATCGAACACTTATCATTTAACCTAGATGTCTTTACTAATAGTAATGGTGATACAGGAAATGAAAGTGTCGAAGACATCATCACTGACATGATATCAACAAACATCATGGCTATTTTCGAGCAAAACCCTGAGTTACATTCAAGCGTTCGTTTTCAACTATTGAAAGAAGCGGATTCAGTGGTGGCTGATTTAGGTGAAGTGTTAGCTGGTGTATGGTCAAAAAAAGCGACTAACGAACAAATTGTATTCTTAGATGAATACATCGCATTAGTGAAGAATCTGTTTGATACTGCGGTCGCTCAATACGACTAA
- a CDS encoding fructosamine kinase family protein, protein MWQAISQQLSDTLLFNFQITERTKVSGGDINDCYMISDGNERYFVKVNQREFLPKFEIEAENLRLLRETSTVYVPELVLIGKTKECSFIILNYLPTKPLETSNNSYDFGVQLAQLHQWGEQKEFGCDQDNYIGSTLQPNPWHKKWGRFFSEQRIGFQLQLLKEKGIEFGDIDDIVDVVNMRLAGHNPRPSLLHGDLWNGNVANSAFGPICYDPACYWGDHECDLALTELFEGFSKEFYEGYQSVNPLDVGYTERKDIYNLYHLLNHCNQFGGEYLAQTEACIQKIQAV, encoded by the coding sequence ATGTGGCAGGCCATTTCTCAACAACTTTCAGATACTCTTCTATTTAACTTCCAGATAACTGAACGTACCAAGGTTTCTGGTGGCGACATTAACGATTGCTATATGATTAGCGATGGTAACGAACGTTACTTTGTAAAAGTGAACCAGCGAGAATTTTTACCTAAGTTTGAAATTGAAGCTGAGAATTTACGCTTGTTAAGAGAGACTTCTACCGTTTATGTTCCTGAGTTGGTACTGATTGGTAAAACCAAAGAATGCTCGTTCATTATCCTTAATTACTTGCCGACCAAGCCGCTTGAAACAAGCAATAATAGCTATGACTTTGGCGTTCAACTTGCTCAATTGCATCAATGGGGTGAACAGAAAGAGTTTGGTTGTGACCAAGACAATTATATTGGTAGCACCCTTCAACCCAACCCTTGGCATAAGAAATGGGGGCGTTTTTTCTCTGAGCAACGCATAGGCTTCCAACTGCAATTGTTAAAAGAAAAAGGCATCGAATTCGGCGATATCGATGACATTGTTGATGTCGTGAATATGCGTCTTGCAGGCCACAACCCTCGCCCTTCTTTGCTTCATGGCGACCTTTGGAACGGTAATGTTGCTAACTCAGCCTTTGGGCCAATCTGTTACGATCCCGCTTGTTATTGGGGCGATCATGAATGTGATTTAGCGCTAACTGAACTGTTTGAAGGGTTTTCAAAAGAGTTTTATGAAGGTTACCAGAGCGTCAATCCACTCGACGTTGGCTATACTGAACGGAAAGACATTTATAATTTGTACCATCTTCTCAACCACTGCAATCAATTTGGCGGCGAGTATTTAGCACAAACTGAGGCGTGTATTCAGAAGATACAGGCCGTTTAA
- a CDS encoding CPXCG motif-containing cysteine-rich protein, producing MHKYTEKHVSCPHCGHAISITLDASNGSQDFYDDCPACCNAIHLDMQVDELRDRIHLSIDADDEQVF from the coding sequence ATGCATAAATACACAGAGAAACATGTTTCTTGCCCCCATTGTGGTCATGCAATTAGCATAACGCTGGATGCTTCTAATGGGAGCCAAGATTTTTATGACGATTGCCCTGCATGTTGCAATGCTATTCATCTGGACATGCAGGTTGATGAATTGAGAGACAGAATCCATCTTTCAATTGATGCAGACGACGAACAAGTCTTCTAA
- a CDS encoding riboflavin synthase: MFTGIVQGMATLVVINKKELFQTHTIELSDEMVEGLAIGASVAHNGCCLTVTEISGNQIAFDLMQATLRLTNLGQLNVGDKVNVERAAKFGDEIGGHSMSGHITLMANLVDVIKTENNRTLWFELPQESMKYVLSKGYIGVDGCSLTIGEVEENRFSVHLIPETLNRTLFGSREIGDQVNIEFDPQTQAIVDTVERVLANQKS; encoded by the coding sequence ATGTTTACAGGTATCGTTCAAGGCATGGCAACACTGGTTGTTATAAATAAAAAAGAGTTGTTTCAGACTCATACCATTGAGCTAAGCGACGAAATGGTTGAGGGATTAGCGATTGGTGCCTCAGTAGCTCATAACGGTTGTTGCTTAACGGTAACGGAAATTTCGGGCAATCAGATTGCTTTTGATTTAATGCAAGCCACATTGCGATTGACGAACTTGGGCCAACTGAATGTTGGTGATAAAGTGAATGTTGAGCGAGCAGCAAAATTTGGTGATGAAATTGGCGGGCATAGTATGTCTGGCCACATTACGTTGATGGCGAACTTAGTGGATGTGATCAAGACTGAAAACAACCGCACGCTTTGGTTTGAGTTGCCACAAGAATCAATGAAGTATGTATTGAGCAAGGGTTATATTGGCGTTGATGGTTGTTCATTAACGATAGGTGAAGTGGAAGAGAACCGTTTCTCTGTACACTTAATTCCTGAAACGCTAAATCGCACTTTGTTTGGCAGCCGCGAAATAGGCGACCAAGTAAATATTGAGTTTGATCCTCAAACACAAGCGATTGTTGATACTGTTGAGCGCGTGCTAGCAAACCAGAAGTCGTAG
- a CDS encoding MATE family efflux transporter: MHRYKEESSNLIKLATPVLIASVAQTGMGFVDTVMAGGVSAIDMAAVSIAASIWLPSILFGVGLLMALVPVVAQLHGSGRQVKIPFEIQQGAFLALVISLPIIGVLFQTQLILEWMDIEQLMAEKTIGYMNAVMFAVPAFLLFQTLRSFTDGMSLTKPAMVIGFIGLLLNIPLNWMFVYGKLGAPALGGVGCGVATAIVYWVMFALLFAYVLTSKRLAKINIFGTFHKPQLKAQIRLFKLGFPVAAAIFFEVTLFAVVSLLVAPLGSLVVAAHQVAINFSSLIFMIPMSIGAAVSIRVGHKLGENNTEGAKIATHVGIIVGLVTALMTATLTVLFREQVSVLYTENTAVITVAMQLLLFAAVYQCTDAIQVIAAGALRGYKDMRSIFNITFVAYWLLGLPIGYILGMKDWLVEPMGAHGFWVGFIVGLTSAAIMLGMRLHWMHKQDDDVQLEFSSR, translated from the coding sequence GTGCATCGTTACAAAGAAGAATCCTCGAATCTAATCAAACTTGCGACCCCAGTATTGATCGCATCTGTTGCACAAACTGGAATGGGTTTTGTTGATACCGTAATGGCCGGTGGTGTAAGTGCTATCGATATGGCGGCGGTTTCGATTGCAGCAAGTATCTGGCTACCATCAATCTTATTTGGTGTGGGTCTATTGATGGCGTTGGTTCCTGTCGTTGCACAACTTCATGGTTCTGGTAGACAAGTAAAAATTCCATTTGAGATTCAACAAGGTGCGTTTTTAGCGCTTGTCATCTCCCTTCCAATCATTGGCGTACTTTTTCAGACACAACTGATATTGGAGTGGATGGACATAGAACAACTCATGGCAGAAAAAACCATCGGTTATATGAATGCGGTGATGTTTGCGGTTCCTGCATTTTTGTTGTTCCAAACTTTGAGAAGCTTTACAGATGGTATGTCTTTAACTAAGCCTGCAATGGTGATTGGTTTTATTGGCTTGCTATTAAACATCCCGCTTAACTGGATGTTCGTATACGGAAAGCTTGGCGCTCCCGCTCTGGGTGGTGTTGGCTGTGGCGTTGCAACGGCTATCGTATATTGGGTGATGTTTGCTCTGCTGTTCGCTTACGTTTTAACATCAAAGCGTTTGGCTAAAATCAATATCTTCGGTACGTTCCACAAGCCTCAGCTCAAAGCACAAATTCGTTTGTTTAAACTAGGTTTTCCAGTTGCCGCTGCTATCTTCTTTGAGGTGACGCTATTCGCTGTTGTTTCTCTGTTGGTTGCCCCTCTTGGGTCTTTGGTTGTCGCCGCACACCAGGTTGCAATTAACTTCTCGTCACTGATATTTATGATACCAATGAGTATCGGTGCCGCCGTGAGTATTCGTGTTGGTCATAAGTTGGGTGAAAACAACACGGAAGGTGCGAAAATCGCGACACACGTGGGAATCATTGTTGGTTTAGTCACAGCCTTAATGACAGCTACATTGACGGTACTATTCAGAGAGCAAGTTTCGGTACTGTACACAGAGAATACGGCGGTAATTACTGTTGCAATGCAATTACTATTGTTCGCTGCAGTTTATCAATGTACTGACGCAATCCAAGTTATCGCTGCAGGGGCTTTGCGTGGATACAAAGACATGCGTTCGATCTTCAACATTACTTTCGTTGCTTACTGGTTGCTTGGTCTTCCTATTGGCTACATTTTAGGAATGAAAGATTGGCTTGTTGAGCCTATGGGCGCGCACGGTTTCTGGGTTGGGTTCATTGTCGGTCTAACGTCAGCAGCTATTATGCTAGGTATGCGTCTGCACTGGATGCACAAACAAGACGACGATGTGCAGTTAGAATTTAGCTCTCGTTAG
- a CDS encoding DNA ligase, which translates to MRLTKLAIATLWACSLSSHSSYLPPDHLVLANTYQQGIDVSEYWKSEKLDGIRALWDGQHLYTRNGNRIYSPKWFTKNLPKVHLEGELWAGRGKFHLVQSTVLDHTPSDAAWRQIDLMLFDMPGATGDYQKRYYNILHWVSMIGEPHVSYIEHLPIQNEEALFYQLDNVDERNGEGLMLRKITSRYQAGRSNDLLKLKRHHDAEATVIGYKGGTGKYKGMMGSILVHTEEGVEFYIGSGFSDQMRLAPPEIGSRITFRYNGFTQNGKPKFARFVREKSEY; encoded by the coding sequence ATGAGATTAACTAAATTGGCGATAGCAACTCTATGGGCGTGTTCGCTTTCTTCTCATTCATCCTATTTACCGCCTGATCATCTGGTGCTCGCAAACACATACCAACAAGGCATTGATGTTTCTGAATACTGGAAGAGTGAAAAGCTTGATGGGATTCGTGCTCTTTGGGACGGACAACACCTTTATACTCGAAATGGGAATCGCATTTACTCACCGAAGTGGTTTACAAAAAACTTACCTAAGGTACACCTCGAAGGGGAGCTCTGGGCAGGAAGAGGCAAGTTCCACTTAGTCCAATCTACCGTCCTCGATCACACACCTAGTGATGCTGCGTGGCGCCAAATAGACTTGATGCTGTTTGATATGCCAGGGGCTACTGGCGATTATCAAAAGCGCTATTACAACATATTGCATTGGGTAAGTATGATTGGAGAACCTCATGTCAGCTACATCGAACATCTACCTATTCAAAATGAAGAAGCTCTGTTTTATCAATTGGACAATGTCGATGAACGTAATGGCGAAGGTTTGATGCTCAGAAAGATCACCAGTCGTTATCAAGCAGGTCGAAGCAATGACCTGTTAAAACTAAAAAGGCATCACGATGCCGAAGCCACAGTTATTGGCTACAAAGGCGGGACAGGGAAGTATAAAGGGATGATGGGTTCGATTTTGGTTCACACGGAAGAAGGGGTTGAGTTTTATATCGGAAGCGGGTTCAGTGATCAAATGAGACTTGCGCCGCCTGAGATCGGCAGCCGTATTACCTTTCGCTACAATGGCTTTACTCAAAATGGAAAACCCAAGTTTGCGCGCTTCGTTAGAGAAAAGAGTGAGTATTAA
- a CDS encoding STAS domain-containing protein: protein MELRKIDLNTTTLTLSIFGDLDAAGSRDAQTDIDDVISNDGHPEIEVDFSQVEFLDSSGVGAIVYMFKRLTERERNMRLENVTGQPLEIMNLLRIGHAIPVNSKNPTNS, encoded by the coding sequence ATGGAACTACGTAAGATTGATTTAAATACAACGACACTGACTCTTTCTATCTTCGGTGATTTAGATGCAGCAGGTAGCCGTGATGCTCAGACTGATATTGACGATGTAATCTCAAATGACGGCCACCCTGAAATCGAAGTCGATTTTAGCCAAGTTGAGTTTTTAGATTCATCTGGTGTTGGCGCAATTGTTTACATGTTCAAACGCCTAACTGAACGCGAACGCAACATGCGACTTGAAAATGTGACTGGTCAGCCTCTTGAAATTATGAACTTGTTACGTATTGGCCACGCTATCCCAGTAAATTCAAAAAATCCTACAAATTCATGA
- a CDS encoding OmpA family protein yields MKILKSYIALSLSALVLGGCTSYPEQGTGGLAESYDSINYQNSDFSPVMPDEPLGPEHGLRFDWQLAKLHLDALIQEGARWCFPAAVVQAIEKQNRIARELQGGLLLDAANDLVIQRKRLNELEVQLDYVTSQARCEPPKNENQFRMQLSVIEQLYDLLNVDNQFAENSTEVNPKYMGRLAEATTLLKEHKSLDLVVTGHADATGTEEYNDDLALGRAKQVERYLTIFGLGAQRIKAVSVGETVPLFEGESDGTRLTNRRVSIEVISPKNAEKMGGGL; encoded by the coding sequence ATGAAAATACTGAAAAGCTACATAGCCCTTTCTCTGTCTGCTTTAGTTCTAGGTGGCTGTACTAGCTACCCTGAACAAGGCACTGGCGGCTTGGCTGAAAGTTATGACTCTATTAATTACCAAAATTCCGACTTTTCTCCTGTCATGCCAGACGAGCCTCTTGGTCCTGAACACGGATTACGTTTTGATTGGCAACTGGCTAAATTACATCTTGATGCCTTGATTCAAGAAGGCGCCCGTTGGTGCTTCCCCGCTGCTGTTGTGCAAGCGATAGAGAAGCAAAATCGTATCGCTCGCGAACTACAAGGTGGCCTGCTTCTAGATGCGGCAAACGACTTAGTCATTCAAAGAAAACGTTTAAACGAACTTGAAGTCCAACTGGACTATGTGACGTCACAAGCACGGTGTGAACCACCAAAAAATGAAAACCAATTTAGAATGCAATTGTCGGTTATCGAGCAGTTGTACGACCTGCTTAATGTTGACAACCAATTCGCGGAAAACTCTACTGAAGTCAATCCCAAATACATGGGACGACTTGCCGAGGCAACAACGCTTCTGAAAGAACATAAATCTCTAGACCTTGTTGTTACGGGTCATGCCGATGCCACGGGTACCGAAGAATATAACGATGACTTGGCACTTGGACGAGCTAAACAAGTCGAACGCTACCTAACTATTTTTGGCTTAGGTGCTCAGCGAATCAAAGCAGTGTCTGTTGGTGAAACGGTTCCTCTTTTTGAAGGCGAATCTGACGGTACGCGTTTAACCAACCGCAGAGTGAGTATCGAAGTTATCTCCCCTAAGAACGCTGAGAAAATGGGAGGTGGATTATGA
- a CDS encoding SLBB domain-containing protein: protein MKLLIAFIITLSLSFTYVANANEEFSDAVQVGDLIQVNVPGESTLNKGFQVDKRGRITLPEVGAVFVAGYNSEQLNKVVLESLATAYKDLSNASVYVKEQQIIIYVQGYVEQPGEYTLALGSSIQMALYAAGGLRPGAQLDKLILKRGADKNEFNYKRFLDSGDESTLPTLQSLDSLFVPASPLVGNIEQEFDAAKLANSGDSADSRNSIKVFGEVNAPGSFTYKENTDLVDVLMRSGGVTRYASVEQIRVISNNTPTLFNLKSYLDSGDESLLPILRPGATIFVPKQEEEIKSGANMVYVMGEVAAPGAFEGKRDATFMDILANAGGPTRFAESRQIRVIKADGRVLKFDLAAYTEGLPNSNPPNIKAGDAIFVPEKTDMNEKSWLKIAPDRAVNVIGEVNRPGRIEWSDEMNFMGLLAHVGGPTLRADTSKIEVVTGRKLVVFNLDDFIRNGAPRDLMPQIRAGSIVRVHDLPQDPSDNKSQWVRQSSDASIYIFGQVNAPGRYRFTKDMHFLDILSAADGPTKDADIHNVRVTHRDKTYSKVSKLNLSLYFETGDESLLPNVTTGDTIYIPEKGKNWLDTPKEETVRVLGAINNPGRYVFNDNMTILDILAEAAGPTDNAYVEKITIVNMSCCQGQARTFDLVEFSKTANIYNLPVLRAGDTIYIPDRRESFMEKARVGLEDILRLTTMIVLIGAL, encoded by the coding sequence ATGAAATTATTGATCGCTTTTATCATCACCCTATCGTTAAGCTTTACGTATGTTGCGAATGCTAACGAAGAGTTTTCAGACGCGGTTCAAGTCGGTGACCTTATCCAAGTTAACGTACCCGGTGAAAGTACGTTGAACAAAGGGTTCCAAGTGGATAAACGTGGCCGCATTACCCTTCCTGAAGTGGGCGCCGTATTTGTTGCGGGTTATAACAGTGAACAACTTAACAAAGTCGTTTTAGAGTCACTGGCTACCGCTTATAAAGATCTTTCAAACGCTTCGGTATATGTAAAAGAGCAGCAAATTATCATCTACGTGCAAGGTTATGTAGAACAACCCGGTGAATACACACTGGCGTTAGGCTCAAGTATCCAAATGGCACTTTACGCAGCAGGTGGATTACGTCCCGGCGCACAACTGGACAAATTGATACTTAAGCGAGGTGCGGACAAGAATGAGTTTAACTACAAACGATTCCTTGATTCTGGTGATGAATCAACACTACCTACTCTGCAATCACTGGATTCGCTTTTTGTTCCGGCATCGCCATTAGTAGGTAATATTGAACAAGAATTCGATGCTGCCAAGCTTGCAAACTCAGGTGACAGTGCCGACTCTCGCAATTCGATTAAAGTGTTTGGTGAGGTAAACGCGCCAGGTTCGTTCACTTACAAAGAGAACACCGACCTTGTCGACGTATTAATGCGTTCAGGCGGGGTAACTCGCTATGCCAGTGTTGAACAAATCCGAGTAATTTCAAATAATACGCCTACGCTGTTCAACCTTAAGAGTTATTTGGATTCTGGTGACGAAAGCCTACTTCCAATCTTACGCCCAGGTGCAACGATTTTTGTGCCGAAGCAAGAGGAAGAGATCAAATCCGGCGCAAACATGGTTTACGTTATGGGTGAAGTCGCTGCCCCTGGCGCTTTTGAAGGAAAGAGAGACGCTACCTTCATGGATATCCTTGCCAATGCTGGCGGCCCAACTCGATTTGCAGAGTCGCGTCAAATACGCGTAATCAAAGCGGATGGTCGAGTACTTAAATTCGATTTAGCGGCTTACACTGAAGGCTTGCCTAACTCTAACCCACCGAATATTAAAGCCGGTGACGCGATCTTTGTTCCTGAGAAAACCGACATGAACGAGAAATCTTGGTTAAAGATTGCACCAGACAGAGCAGTTAACGTGATCGGTGAGGTGAATCGACCTGGTCGTATAGAATGGTCAGATGAAATGAACTTTATGGGATTATTGGCACACGTCGGCGGCCCCACGCTACGCGCTGACACATCGAAAATTGAAGTCGTAACGGGTAGAAAGTTGGTTGTGTTTAATCTTGATGATTTCATCAGAAATGGTGCGCCACGAGATCTGATGCCACAAATTCGTGCAGGCTCTATCGTCCGTGTCCACGACTTGCCACAAGATCCGTCAGACAATAAATCTCAATGGGTACGTCAAAGCTCTGATGCTTCGATCTACATTTTTGGACAAGTGAATGCACCGGGTCGCTACCGCTTCACCAAAGACATGCACTTTCTTGACATTTTGTCTGCAGCTGACGGGCCTACTAAGGATGCCGATATACACAACGTGCGTGTAACGCACCGCGATAAAACCTACTCTAAAGTAAGCAAACTCAATTTATCGCTGTACTTCGAAACCGGTGACGAATCGTTACTGCCAAATGTAACTACAGGTGACACTATTTATATCCCAGAGAAAGGTAAAAACTGGTTAGATACACCGAAAGAAGAAACCGTTCGTGTACTTGGCGCGATTAACAACCCAGGACGTTATGTGTTTAACGACAACATGACCATTTTAGATATATTGGCAGAGGCGGCGGGCCCTACTGATAACGCTTACGTAGAGAAAATTACCATTGTGAATATGTCTTGTTGCCAAGGTCAAGCTCGTACCTTCGACCTTGTTGAATTCAGCAAAACAGCCAACATTTATAACCTACCAGTACTGCGCGCTGGTGACACTATCTACATCCCAGATCGCCGAGAGAGCTTTATGGAAAAAGCTCGTGTAGGTCTAGAAGACATATTACGTCTAACAACAATGATCGTCTTAATAGGAGCTTTATAA